One region of Oncorhynchus mykiss isolate Arlee chromosome 8, USDA_OmykA_1.1, whole genome shotgun sequence genomic DNA includes:
- the tcte1 gene encoding dynein regulatory complex subunit 5 — protein sequence MTATMSKSPGAGMYPPVAKLNLAADPRKMRRIIAEDPEWSLTVVPLLSNLCLQHIVRNFEEKPILEELLPRHKDYVLERLSPSLPLQVTANLISDDGYWKRCCKQRWGLCDVSSYGHSWKRMFFERHLENIIELYIPDATDPKTVLGMVPLCRNYVKRLDISQLMPPIKEPQKSEDDDNSDSASDMGMDGPSMDHFDFGILLDKLNHLEEFHVVYRVKGCGMNFEWNLFEFTFRDCESLAKALKSCKTLKVLRIHQSKVDDEKCRQLVNNLLDHPSLRELNLSHNLIGDRGARAIGKLLNRSKLERLTVYDNNIRGPGAQAIAYALAKNSSLLSLNLRLNRLGDEGGQAIAQALLKNRTLKWLHLGGNEMTEPTATVLSQVLVQNNTLRSINLSCNRLGMDGGKVLEEGMCHNSSMVECDIRLTEVGQESDYCISQVVRNNQNQAHRKHNTEENLAQTSEHY from the exons ATGACTGCAACAATGTCCAAGTCTCCTGGGGCTGGCATGTATCCCCCAGTAGCAAAACTCAACTTGGCTGCAGACCCCAGGAAGATGCGCAGGATCATTGCAGAAGATCCAGAGTGGTCCCTCACTGTAGTGCCCCTTTTATCCAACCTCTGCCTGCAACACATAGTGAGAAACTTTGAGG AGAAGCCCATCCTCGAAGAACTTCTTCCCAGGCACAAAGACTATGTCCTGGAGAGGCTCTCTCCGTCCCTGCCCCTGCAGGTGACTGCCAACCTGATCAGTGACGACGGCTACTGGAAGCGCTGCTGCAAACAGCGCTGGGGCCTGTGTGACGTCTCCTCATACGGCCACAGCTGGAAGCGCATGTTCTTTGAGAGGCACCTGGAGAACATCATCGAGCTCTACATTCCTGATGCCACTGACCCCAAGACGGTGCTGGGCATGGTGCCTCTGTGCCGGAACTACGTGAAGAGGCTGGACATCTCACAGCTGATGCCGCCAATCAAGGAACCCCAGAAGTCAGAGGACGATGACAACTCGGACTCGGCCAGCGACATGGGCATGGATGGGCCATCCATGGACCACTTTGACTTTGGCATCCTGCTGGACAAGCTGAACCATCTGGAGGAGTTTCACGTGGTCTACCGGGTCAAGGGATGCGGCATGAACTTTGAGTGGAACCTCTTTGAGTTCACCTTCCGCGACTGCGAGTCTCTGGCCAAGGCCTTGAAGTCCTGTAAGACCTTGAAG GTGCTGAGGATCCACCAAAGCAAAGTGGATGACGAGAAGTGTCGTCAGCTTGTGAACAACCTCCTAGACCACCCGTCCCTCAGGGAGCTCAACCTCTCCCACAACCTCATCGGGGACCGGGGCGCCCGGGCCATCGGCAAGCTGCTCAACAG GAGTAAGCTGGAGAGACTCACTGTCTACGACAACAACATTCGGGGGCCGGGGGCCCAGGCTATAGCTTATGCCCTGGCCAAGAACTCCAGCCTGCTGTCCCTCAACCTGCGTCTGAACCGGCTGGGGGACGAAGGTGGCCAGGCCATCGCCCAGGCCCTGCTGAAGAACCGCACCCTGAAATGGCTGCACCTGGGAGGCAATGAAATGACAGAGCCCACAGCCACGGTCCTATCCCAAGTCCTGGTCCAGAATAATACGCTGAGGAGCATCAACCTGTCCTGTAACAGGCTGGGTATG GATGGTGGTAAAGTGTTGGAGGAGGGCATGTGTCACAACAGCAGCATGGTGGAGTGTGATATCCGCCTGACAGAGGTGGGCCAGGAGAGCGACTACTGCATCAGCCAGGTGGTACGCAACAATCAGAACCAAGCACACAGGAAACACAACACAGAAGAGAACCTAGCCCAAACCTCAGAGCATTATTAA
- the tmem151ba gene encoding transmembrane protein 151B gives MSPASAATASESSTTTVPEEDTEESPREEQRPLKQSLSKSLCRESHWKCLILSLLMYGCVGAMTWCHVTKVTRLSFDSAYKVKSMMYHESPCSNGYIYIPVAFMVMLYVVYLVECWHCHTHNQLQHKVNVESVGERVGRMQQATPCIWWKAISYHYVRRTRQVTRYRNGDAYTTTQVYHERVNTHVAEAEFDYSNCGVKDISKQLQGLDCFPVTKLRFTKCFSFANVESENAYLTQRARFFTENEGLDDYMEAREGMHLKNVDFKEYMIAFSDPDHLPWYVSNYVFWTAAAFTFSWPLRVLTEYRTAYVHYHVEKLFGFDYVPVTPSEERPYCRHIPRVNTIDSTELEWHIRSNQQLVPSYSEAVLMDLAQLSSGGGGNANTYSVCGGYGSYRQNCERCHRTISSSSIFSRSALSICTGTSPRIPFSGSRFSLSRLYGSRRSCLWRSSGSLNETSCPTESTRCLTPSGQLTSEENPPDYQDALYFPVLIVHRNEGCLNHSLHRNGSCVETSI, from the exons ATGTCCCCAGCATCGGCTGCCACCGCCAGTGAGAGCAGCACCACTACCGTTCCAGAGGAGGACACAGAGGAAAGCCCCCGCGAGGAG CAGCGGCCCCTGAAGCAGTCGCTCAGTAAATCCCTGTGTAGGGAGAGCCACTGGAAATGCCTGATCCTGTCCCTGCTCATGTATGGCTGCGTGGGGGCCATGACCTGGTGCCACGTGACCAAGGTGACGCGCCTCTCTTTCGACAGTGCCTACAAGGTCAAGTCCATGATGTACCACGAAAGCCCCTGCTCCAACGGTTACATCTACATCCCTGTGGCCTTCATGGTCATGCTCTACGTGGTCTACCTGGTGGAGTGCTGGCACTGCCACACCCACAACCAGCTACAGCACAAGGTGAACGTGGAGAGTGTGGGAGAGCGTGTCGGGCGCATGCAGCAGGCCACGCCCTGCATCTGGTGGAAGGCCATCAGCTACCACTATGTGCGGCGGACGCGACAGGTAACACGCTACCGTAACGGAGACGCATACACCACCACGCAGGTGTACCACGAGCGCGTCAACACGCATGTGGCCGAGGCGGAGTTCGACTACAGCAACTGTGGTGTGAAGGACATATCCAAGCAGCTGCAGGGCCTAGACTGCTTCCCTGTCACGAAGCTGAGGTTCACCAAGTGCTTTAGCTTCGCCAACGTGGAGTCGGAGAACGCCTACCTGACTCAGCGGGCCCGCTTCTTCACTGAGAATGAGGGCCTGGACGACTACATGGAGGCCCGCGAGGGAATGCACCTGAAGAATGTAGACTTTAAGGAGTACATGATTGCCTTCTCGGATCCGGACCACCTGCCCTGGTACGTGTCCAACTACGTGTTCTGGACAGCCGCCGCCTTCACCTTCTCCTGGCCGCTGCGCGTGCTAACCGAGTACCGCACGGCCTACGTCCATTACCACGTGGAGAAGTTGTTCGGCTTCGATTATGTCCCTGTCACACCATCTGAGGAGCGACCATACTGCCGCCACATCCCTCGGGTCAACACCATCGACAGCACCGAGTTGGAGTGGCACATCCGCTCCAACCAGCAGCTGGTGCCCAGCTATTCAGAGGCTGTACTCATGGACCTGGCTCAGCTCTCGTCAGGTGGCGGCGGCAATGCCAACACCTACTCAGTGTGCGGCGGCTACGGCAGCTACCGGCAGAACTGCGAGCGCTGCCACCGCACCATCAGCAGCTCGTCCATCTTCTCGCGCAGCGCCCTGAGCATCTGCACTGGGACTAGCCCGCGCATCCCCTTCAGCGGCAGCCGCTTCTCGCTGTCGCGGCTGTACGGATCACGGCGCAGCTGCCTGTGGCGGAGCAGCGGCAGCCTCAACGAGACATCGTGCCCCACAGAGAGCACGCGCTGCCTGACACCGTCGGGCCAGCTGACTAGCGAGGAGAATCCGCCGGACTACCAGGACGCGCTCTACTTCCCTGTGCTAATCGTGCACCGCAACGAGGGCTGCCTGAACCACTCGCTGCACAGGAATGGATCCTGCGTGGAGACCTCTATATGA